One window of the Vigna radiata var. radiata cultivar VC1973A chromosome 1, Vradiata_ver6, whole genome shotgun sequence genome contains the following:
- the LOC106759306 gene encoding LRR receptor-like serine/threonine-protein kinase GSO2: MSPIHLKVIILMLCVAFKVVGGEHEIKCLEREREALLRFKASLHDPHGMLSSWTTAHCCQWKGIRCNNLTANVVSLDLHGEYDYDETQSGPYISGEIHESLVELQQLKYLNLSHNYFSNIPEFLGSLSNLRYLDLSWDYFGGKIPSQFGSLSHLKYLNLAGNDLEGSIPPQLGNLSKLEYLDLSSNRFEGNIPSQIGNLSKLEHLDLSSNSFEENIPSELGNLSNLQQLYLDDGVLNDGGKWLSNLISLTHLYLRSIYGLSSHSWLQKLPKLRELRLIDCSLSDHFILSSRPSKFNFSTSLLAIDLSQNTFTSPMIFKWVTNITSNLVELDLAGNNLKGSVSNHFGMAMNSLEHLDLSLNNFKGDVLKSFMNICTLQSLKMTENNFTEDLPSILHHLSSGCIGYSLQDLDLSDNYITGSLSNLSTFLALKSLDLSFNQLNEKITEGTKLPFQLESLSISSNLLEGRIPKSFGNACALSTLDMRDNNLSDELSTTIHHLSGCAKYSLQELNLEGNQINGTFPDLSTFSALKSLDLSFNRLNGKIIEGSKLPTQLESLLIGSNFLEGGIPKSFGNACALRILDMSNNSLSEEFSMIIHHLSGCARYSLEQLYLSMNKISGTLPDLSIFSSLKKLCVDTNMLNGEIHKDIQFPPLLEDLQMQSNSLYGVFTDHHFVNVSKLSYLNLSDNSLTLTFTQNWVPPFQLSYIYLQSCILGPTFPKWLQTQNEIIELDISNATILDMVPRWFWAKLTLGNIISIDISYNSLCGIIPNFSEKKTVSDLNIASNQFEGPIPPFLRGSQSLDLSNNNFSYSRSFMCANGSDETLGRLDLSNNHLSGEIPDCWTKGILHVERFKTNIPNYRVITSKRNQFIGSISQSLAQIDRLTVLDLSHNHLTGVIPTSTQLQSFNISSYEDNLNLCGLPLKKICTDDGLSKEPQESGIEIHEHSLFDREFYISMALGFTISFWIVFGSILFNRSWRHAYFKFFNSGKIRQLQMKQVD, encoded by the exons ATGAGTCCGAttcatttgaaagtgataataTTGATGCTGTGTGTGGCATTCAAGGTTGTTGGTGGTGAGCATGAGATTAAGTGCTTAGAAAGGGAGAGGGAAGCACTCCTCCGATTCAAAGCTTCCCTTCATGATCCCCATGGCATGCTCTCGTCTTGGACCACTGCTCATTGCTGCCAATGGAAAGGGATTCGCTGCAACAACCTCACTGCTAATGTCGTTAGCCTCGACCTTCACGGTGAGTATGATTATGATGAAACTCAATCAGGCCCTTATATCAGTGGAGAGATCCACGAGTCATTGGTTGAGTTGCAACAATTAAAGTATTTGAACCTCagtcataattatttttcaaacatcCCAGAGTTTCTTGGTTCTCTCAGCAACTTGAGATACCTTGATCTCTCATGGGACTATTTTGGCGGAAAAATTCCAAGTCAGTTTGGGTCTCTTTCTCATTTGAAATACTTGAATCTAGCTGGGAATGATCTTGAGGGTTCAATCCCTCCCCAACTTGGAAATCTCTCAAAGTTGGAATATCTTGACCTCAGCTCCAACCGTTTTGAAGGAAATATACCATCCCAAATCGGAAATCTCTCCAAGTTGGAACATCTTGACCTCAGCTCCAActcttttgaagaaaatattccATCCGAACTTGGGAATCTTTCAAACTTACAACAGCTTTATCTTGATGATGGAGTTCTCAACGATGGGGGTAAGTGGTTGTCTAATCTCATTTCTTTAACCCATCTTTACTTGAGGTCCATATATGGTCTTAGTTCTCATAGTTGGCTGCAAAAGCTACCAAAACTAAGAGAGCTACGCTTAATTGATTGTAGTCTTTCTGATCATTTTATCCTTTCATCGAGGCCTTCCAAATTCAACTTTTCTACTTCCCTTTTGGCCATTGATCTTTCTCAAAACACCTTCACGTCACCCATGATATTCAAGTGGGTGACAAATATCACTTCCAATCTTGTTGAGCTAGACCTTGCTGGTAACAACTTGAAGGGTTCTGTATCCAATCATTTTGGCATGGCAATGAATTCTCTTGAGCACCTTGACCTTTCACTTAATAATTTCAAGGGTGACGTTCTAAAATCTTTCATGAATATATGCACTTTACAATCTTTAAAAATGacagaaaataattttactgAAGACCTTCCATCAATTCTTCATCATTTGTCTAGTGGATGCATTGGATACTCGCTACAAGACTTGGATTTGTCAGACAATTATATTACTGGATCTTTATCTAACCTTTCAACATTTTTAGCTTTGAAGTCATTGGATCtttcatttaatcaattaaatgaaaagataaCAGAAGGTACCAAATTGCCATTTCAATTGGAATCTTTATCAATCTCATCAAATCTTCTTGAAGGTAGAATTCCCAAATCGTTTGGCAATGCATGTGCCTTAAGCACCTTAGACATGAGAGATAATAACTTGAGTGATGAGCTTTCAACAACAATACATCACTTGTCTGGATGTGCTAAATACTCGCTACAAGAATTAAACTTAGAAGGAAATCAAATTAATGGTACGTTTCCTGACCTTTCAACATTTTCAGCTTTGAAATCATTGGATCTttcatttaatcgattaaatggaAAGATAATAGAAGGTAGCAAATTGCCAACTCAATTGGAATCTTTATTAATTGGATCAAACTTTCTAGAGGGTGGAATTCCAAAATCATTTGGCAATGCATGTGCTTTGCGCATATTGGACATGAGCAATAATAGCTTGAGTGAAGAATTTTCAATGATAATTCATCACTTATCTGGATGTGCTAGATATTCATTGGAACAATTATATCTAAGCATGAATAAAATCAGTGGCACACTACCTGACCTTTCAATATTCTCATCTTTGAAAAAGTTGTGTGTTGATACAAACATGCTAAATGGAGAGATTCATAAAGACATTCAATTTCCACCTCTTCTAGAGGACCTACAGATGCAATCAAATTCGTTATATGGTGTGTTCACTGACCACCATTTTGTTAATGTATCCAAGTTATCTTACTTGAACCTATCTGACAACTCATTAACCTTGACGTTTACCCAAAATTGGGTCCCACCTTTTCAGCTAAGTTACATATACTTACAATCGTGCATATTAGGTCCAACATTTCCCAAATGGTTGCaaacacaaaatgaaattattgaacTTGACATTTCAAATGCTACAATATTGGATATGGTTCCAAGGTGGTTTTGGGCTAAATTGACTTTAGGAAATATCATTTCAATAGACATTTCATACAATAGTCTGTGTGGTATAATTCCAAACTTTTCTGAAAAGAAGACGGTTTCTGACTTAAATATTgcatcaaatcaatttgaaggTCCTATTCCACCATTTTTACGAGGTTCCCAGTCTCTTGatttatctaataataatttttcatattctcGTTCATTTATGTGTGCTAATGGTTCTGATGAAACATTAGGTCGTTTAGACCTTTCAAATAATCATCTTTCTGGAGAAATACCAGATTGTTGGA CCAAAGGCATTCTTCATGTGGAAAGGTTCAAAACAAATATTCCAAACTACCGAGTTATCACTTCTAAAAG AAACCAATTTATTGGTTCAATTTCTCAAAGTCTTGCTCAAATTGATCGACTCACTGTGTTAGATTTGTCACATAATCATCTAACTGGAGTTATTCCAACTAGCACACAACTACAAAGTTTCAATATCTCAAGTTATGAAGATAATCTTAATCTTTGTGGACTGCCATTGAAAAAAATTTGCACTGATGATGGGCTGTCTAAAGAACCTCAAGAATCAGGCATTGAAATTCATGAACATTCTCTATTTGACCGTGAATTTTACATCAGTATGGCATTGGGATTTACAATAAGCTTTTGGATTGTGTTTGGCTCAATCTTATTTAATCGTTCTTGGAGACATGCTTATTTCAAGTTCTTTAATAGCGGTAAAATTCGCCAACTGCAAATGAAGCAAGTAGATTAA